The region CTCCAAGCAGAGGAGTGCGCTCTCagtgcagcaagcagcaggagcagacaagaatctgttcccatttcctatggcagctctgccacagaGCCCTATCTCCCAGACCAGTGTTGTAGAGAGGCAAGAATATGACTAAGGGCGCATTTTAGGGGATATTAACAGAGATCTCAAAGGGGAAAAGACAGTAATGATATGAGATAGGAAGAGTGAGTGGAAGAGAGTATCAGTAGAACTTCTCCTTGTTGTCAGAGACTCCAGGCTGGCCTGTATATGTCTGTCTTGCAGGGTAAATAGAGCACCACAACATTGGTTCTTCTGTCCAGTGCCATGTTCAGCATTACTGGGGGTCTTTGTCTTGGTCGGTGTTCAATGTCTTTAGCAGGGAGTGCACCTTCTGCCACAGTAGCGGTTGGAAATGCAGGAGAGGTCAAAGCCCCCCGAAGTGATGGGCACTCCctcagagctgaggatgctgccaacagcagcggAGGTGGAGGATCCCACGGCGGTGTTctgtgggaaggagctgaggatgggtcCAGGCAGGGTCACCACCACAGGAGAGGGCTGGATCACAATGGTGGAGTTCTGGCACTGCCTGACACAGGGCTcattgcagctgctggccaGAGGGGTGGGGCCACAGGGCTGACATGGCGCACACTGGTCACAGCAGGACATGTCTTGGGGTTGGAGGTACACCTGGGAgagagggcagggaggaagcAGAACATGGGGATGCATGAGGAGCAGCATATCACCACACTATGAGGAAATGAATGCACATGCAGTGCTGGGACCTGAAGACAGCTCAGGGATGTCCAAGGGATTCTTTGTCTCATTCTCACAGAGCCCACTTGGAGCCCCTGGGACCTATCCAGCTAGTGCCTACACCCTAGCCCACAAGCCACCTCCCTGCAGGCCCAGCCTCCTCCCATGACAAATATCTCCCCACTTTCCTCTCTCATGACAAGTAGAGCCACACATGGAACAGAGCTAATAGCAGCTGAGAGTTCCAGTGAGCTCAGAACTCGGTTTGGAGAAGGAAGAGTAC is a window of Numida meleagris isolate 19003 breed g44 Domestic line unplaced genomic scaffold, NumMel1.0 unplaced_Scaffold1806, whole genome shotgun sequence DNA encoding:
- the LOC110390681 gene encoding feather keratin Cos1-1/Cos1-3/Cos2-1-like, with the translated sequence MLLLMHPHVLLPPCPLSQVYLQPQDMSCCDQCAPCQPCGPTPLASSCNEPCVRQCQNSTIVIQPSPVVVTLPGPILSSFPQNTAVGSSTSAAVGSILSSEGVPITSGGFDLSCISNRYCGRRCTPC